In Xiphophorus couchianus chromosome 8, X_couchianus-1.0, whole genome shotgun sequence, the following proteins share a genomic window:
- the parm1 gene encoding cell wall protein DAN4, which yields MTTTTTPTTAPTTTPPTTRTTSTPSTIMTTSIHSSTDFSSSTSSSQTESGTTAVSASSSPPSSSSVTSDATNTTVTLTTVQTNDTTVTTTTTVTNTTTVTNTTTVTNTTTVTNTTTSSSTPTTVSTTSKMASEPPTSSGAPTTRPDAASSGRPTSTTAPTSSLKPDKEGQKSVALSPGTIVVIVAIFLLLVLLVLGGLYHHKFRRASYGPLLNSHEHGSLGNFTNPMYDP from the exons atgacaacaacaactacaccaactacagcaccaacaacaacaccACCAACGACACGAACAACATCGACACCATCAACAATAATGACGACATCTATACATTCGTCAACTGATTTCAGCTCATCAACCTCATCATCTCAAACCGAGAGCGGCACTACGGCCGTTTCTGCATcttcatcaccaccatcatcatcctcagtGACCTCAGATGCTACGAATACGACCGTCACCCTCACAACCGTTCAAACAAATGACACCACCGTAACCACTACCACCACCGTAACCAACACCACCACCGTAACCAACACCACCACCGTAACCAACACCACCACCGTAACCaacaccaccaccagcagctcTACCCCCACAACTGTTTCCACAACCAGTAAAATGGCCTCAGAACCACCGACCTCATCCGGCGCCCCAACCACCAGGCCTGATGCTGCCTCTTCCGGCAGACCCACGTCAACCACAGCCCCCACCAGCAGTCTGAAGCCGGACAAGGAGGGACAGAAGTCGGTGGCGCTTAGCCCAG GAACCATCGTTGTCATCGTGGCCATTttcctgctgctggttctgctggtgctGGGAGGATTATACCACCACAAGTTCAG ACGGGCGTCGTACGGCCCCCTGCTGAACAGCCATGAACACGGCTCTTTAGGAAACTTCACCAATCCCATGTACGACCCCTGA